Sequence from the Rhodococcus jostii RHA1 genome:
TTCGGTGCCGCCTTCGCTGCCGAGGCCGGACTGCTTGACTCCACCGAACGGCGCGGCGACGTCGGAGATCACTCCGCGGTTGACGCCGACCATGCCGCTCTCGAGCTTGTCGGCGACGCGGAACGCACGGTCGACGTTCTGCGTGTAGATGTACGCGGCGAGACCGTATTCGGTGTCGTTCGCGGCGGCGACGCCCTCGGCCTCGGTGTCGAAACCGGTGATCGCGGCGACGGGTCCGAAGATCTCCTCGCGGACGATGCGCGCGTTCGCGGGCACCTCGTCGAGGACGGTGGGCTGGAAGAAGTAACCGGGACCGTCGACGGACTTGCCGCCGGTGCGGACCCGGGCGCCCGCGGCGACGGCGTCGTCGACGAGGGACGCCACGTTGCGGCGCTGCTTCTCGTTGACGAGGGGGCCGACGTTGGTTCCTTCCTCGCTGCCCGGTCCGACGGTGAGCGCGGCGATCCGGTCGGTGAGCTTGGTGGTGAACTCCTCGCGCACCGAGTTGGCCACGATCAGTCGGTTGGCGGCGGTGCAGGCCTCGCCGCCGTTGCGCATCTTCGCGGCCATCGCGCCCTCGACCGCGGCGTCGATGTCGGCGTCGTCGAACACCACGAACGGGGCGTTGCCGCCGAGTTCCATCGACGTGCGCAGCACCTGCTGTGCGGACTGCTCGATGAGGATCTTGCCGACCCGGGTGGATCCGGTGAACGTCACCTTCCGCAGCCGCGGATCTGCGAGCAGCGGTTCGGTGACGGCGGCGGCGTTCGACGCGGGCAGCACCGACAGCACACCGGCGGGCAGGCCTGCCTCGGCGAAGATCTCGGCGAGCAGCAGCATGGTGAGCGGGGTGTCCTCGGCGGGCTTGACGATGATCGTGCAGCCTGCGGCGAGCGCGGGGCCGATCTTGCGGGTGCCCATCGCGAGGGGGAAGTTCCACGGCGTGACGGCCAGGGTGGGTCCGACCGGAACCTTGGTGACCATGATCCGTCCGCTGCCCGACGGGGACGTGGTGTAGCGGCCCTGGATGCGGACGGCTTCCTCGCTGAACCAGCGCAGGAACTCGGCGCCGTAGTTCACCTCGCCGCGGCTCTCCGGCAGTGCCTTGCCCATCTCCATCGTCATCAGCAGCGCGAGGTCGTCGGTGCGCTCGATGACCTTCTCCCACGCCGAACGCAGGATGATCGACCGCTGCCGCGGCGCGGTCGCCGCCCATTCCTCCTGGACCGCCGCGGCGGAGTCCAGTGCGCGCATCGCATCCTTGCCACCCGCATCCGCAACGTCGGCGATGAGAGTGCCCGTGGCCGGGTCGTAGACCGGGAACGTGCCGCCGTCGATCGGGTCGGTCTGGGCACCGTCGATCCACAGTCCGGTGGGCAGGGTGGCGCGGAGCCGTTCGAAATCAGTCATCGGAGTCCTCGTGGTGGGA
This genomic interval carries:
- a CDS encoding NAD-dependent succinate-semialdehyde dehydrogenase: MTDFERLRATLPTGLWIDGAQTDPIDGGTFPVYDPATGTLIADVADAGGKDAMRALDSAAAVQEEWAATAPRQRSIILRSAWEKVIERTDDLALLMTMEMGKALPESRGEVNYGAEFLRWFSEEAVRIQGRYTTSPSGSGRIMVTKVPVGPTLAVTPWNFPLAMGTRKIGPALAAGCTIIVKPAEDTPLTMLLLAEIFAEAGLPAGVLSVLPASNAAAVTEPLLADPRLRKVTFTGSTRVGKILIEQSAQQVLRTSMELGGNAPFVVFDDADIDAAVEGAMAAKMRNGGEACTAANRLIVANSVREEFTTKLTDRIAALTVGPGSEEGTNVGPLVNEKQRRNVASLVDDAVAAGARVRTGGKSVDGPGYFFQPTVLDEVPANARIVREEIFGPVAAITGFDTEAEGVAAANDTEYGLAAYIYTQNVDRAFRVADKLESGMVGVNRGVISDVAAPFGGVKQSGLGSEGGTEGIEEYLETKYVGFA